One window from the genome of Haloprofundus halobius encodes:
- a CDS encoding alkaline phosphatase family protein has protein sequence MGLFDRLRGSDNPRVAFIGTDGVPFSLLDEHRDEFPNFARLADEGTAGAIDSIVPPESSACWPALTTGVNPGETGVYGFQDREVGSYDTYVPMGRDVQATRLWDRVSEAGMDATVMNVPVTFPPQRNVQRMVSGFLSPSVDKASQPDELRETLESMGYRIDVNAKLGHQEDKSEFVEDAHDTIDRRFEAFSHYIEQDDWDLFFGVFMTTDRVNHFLFKDYERDGPNKQAFFDFYEKVDDYIGQIREMLPDDVTLVVASDHGFTSLDHEVHFNTWLEQEGWLSYESDDHTELGDIADETRAYSLIPGRFYINLEGREPRGSVPEDDYEEVRADLKAELEALEGPDGRKVCDRVVEREEAFRGDHEDIAPDLVAIPAHGFDLKAGFKGHDDVFGVGPRNGMHSFDNASLFVDDPEANIGEADLFDIAPTILDLMEIEYERAELDGASLV, from the coding sequence TGTTCGACCGACTGCGCGGTAGCGACAATCCGCGCGTCGCTTTCATCGGAACCGACGGCGTTCCTTTCAGTCTTCTCGACGAACACCGCGATGAGTTCCCCAACTTCGCGCGTCTGGCCGACGAGGGCACCGCCGGGGCCATCGACAGCATCGTCCCGCCGGAGTCGAGCGCCTGCTGGCCCGCGCTGACGACGGGCGTCAACCCCGGCGAGACCGGCGTCTACGGCTTCCAGGACCGCGAGGTCGGCTCCTACGACACGTACGTCCCGATGGGCCGCGACGTGCAGGCGACGCGCTTGTGGGACCGCGTCAGCGAGGCCGGGATGGACGCGACGGTGATGAACGTTCCCGTCACGTTCCCACCGCAGCGAAACGTCCAGCGGATGGTCTCGGGCTTTCTCTCCCCCAGCGTCGACAAGGCGTCGCAACCGGACGAGCTCCGTGAGACGCTCGAATCGATGGGCTACCGTATCGACGTCAACGCCAAACTCGGCCACCAGGAGGACAAAAGCGAGTTCGTCGAGGACGCCCACGACACCATCGACAGGCGGTTCGAGGCGTTCTCGCACTACATCGAGCAAGACGACTGGGACCTCTTCTTCGGCGTCTTCATGACGACCGACCGCGTCAATCACTTCCTCTTCAAGGACTACGAGCGCGACGGCCCGAACAAGCAGGCGTTCTTCGACTTCTACGAGAAGGTCGACGACTACATCGGTCAGATCCGCGAGATGCTCCCCGACGACGTGACGCTCGTCGTCGCCTCCGACCACGGGTTCACCTCGCTCGACCACGAGGTCCACTTCAACACGTGGCTCGAACAGGAGGGCTGGCTCAGCTACGAGAGCGACGACCACACCGAACTCGGCGACATCGCCGACGAGACGCGGGCGTACTCGCTCATCCCCGGGCGGTTCTACATCAACCTCGAAGGCCGTGAACCGCGCGGAAGCGTCCCCGAAGACGACTACGAGGAGGTCCGCGCCGATCTGAAGGCGGAACTCGAAGCGCTCGAAGGGCCGGACGGCCGGAAAGTGTGCGACCGAGTCGTCGAGCGCGAGGAGGCGTTCCGCGGCGACCACGAGGATATCGCGCCGGATCTCGTCGCCATCCCCGCTCACGGATTCGACCTGAAAGCCGGGTTCAAAGGTCACGACGACGTGTTCGGCGTCGGCCCGCGAAACGGGATGCACAGCTTCGACAACGCCTCGCTGTTCGTCGACGACCCCGAGGCGAACATCGGCGAGGCCGACCTCTTCGACATCGCGCCCACCATCCTCGACCTGATGGAGATCGAGTACGAGCGCGCGGAACTCGACGGCGCGAGTCTCGTTTAG